The Vicingus serpentipes genome includes the window ATTATTGTTTTTTCTTTTGTTAAGTATAGAGAGAAGCAGTTGATTAAAGAAAAGCAAATATTAGAAGAAAAAGTTATAGAGAGAACTGAAGAAGTAGTTCAGAAAAGTGCAGAGATAGCTCAAAAGAATAAAGATATCATTGATAGTATAACATATGCTAAAAGAATACAAGATGCTATTTTGCCTTCAAATGATATGTTTACAAAAGAATTGCCTCAAACATTTGTTTTGTTTGATCCAAAGGACATTGTGAGTGGTGATTTTTATTGGTTAGCAACAAAGGATAGTAAATCTTTATTTGCGGCAGTCGATTGTACAGGACATGGTGTACCAGGTGCATTTATGAGTATTGTAGGTTATAACTTATTAGATAAAATTGTTGGTGAATATGGAATTACAGAACCAGCTGAAATTTTAAATGAACTGAATAAAGGGGTTGAGGAGACACTAAGAAAAGGAGTAGATAGCCACCATATAAAAGATGGTATGGATATAGCTTTATGCACTTTTGATAATCAAACTGGTATTCTTGAATTTTCAGGAGCGTATAATCCTTTATATATTATTTCTAAAAACAATTTAACTACTGATAAGGGAGAGGCTATTGGATATAATATGGTTGATGAAAATGGATTAATGTTATTTGAAGTTAAGGCTGATCGTTTTCCAATAGGAAGTTATTCTGAGAGTAATAAAAAGTATAACAATAATAGTTTTAAATTATCAAAAGGAGATACATTGTATTTATTTTCAGATGGTTATGCTGATCAGTTTGGTGGTCCAAATGGAAAAAAATTCAGGTATAAACAATTTAAACAATTATTACTTTCTATTAATTCAAAACCTATGGACGAACAAAAGGAAATTTTAATTGATGCTATGAGTGAATGGAAAGGAAAGATGGAGCAAGTGGACGATATAATTGTAATAGGAACTAAATTGTAATTTATTAATTTCGCGTAAAAATTATATTATGTCAGTTATTAGAATTACAAAAGAGTTTGATTTTGAAATGGCTCATGCATTACTTGGTTATGATGGTCCATGTAAAAATATACATGGACATTCATACAAATTAAAAGTAAGTGTAAAAGGAGATGTGAAAACTGGCTCTTCTGATTCTGATGAAGGTATGGTCGTTGATTTTGGTATTATTAAGAAGATTGTAAAAGATTTAGTTGTTGATGTCTATGATCATGCTTTAGTTCTAAATGAAAAAATGGAAATAAATGTATCTCAGTTTGAATTTATGAATAAACTAATTCGTGTTCCATTCCAACCAACTTGTGAGAACCTTTTAATTTATTATGCTGATTTAATAAAAAAAGAGTTGCCTGAAAATTTATCGCTTACCTACCTTTTTTTAAGAGAAACTCCAACTTCTTATGCGGAATGGTTTGAATCAGACAACTAAAAAATATTGATTTTTATCATTTTTTTTCCATTCTTCAATTTTGTATCTTTACCTTACTATGATTTTAAGAGTCATCCAATATAAGGTTAGAATAAAGAAAGAACTCAAAAGAGATCCTGAGTGAATACCATACTTTAAAGTTAAAGTATTCATTAATCAAAAAAATATTATAAAATGCCAAGATATCACAAATTAGGTAATATACCTCAAAAAAGGCATACTGTGTTTAAAAGCCCAGAAGGAAAGTTTTATTATGAAGAACTTTTTGGAACTGTTGGTTTTGATGGTATGTCATCATTACTTTATCATACTCAAAGACCTACACAGGTAAAAGATGTGTTAAAATCATATTCTGTAGAACCAATTGCAGCAATAGATAAAAACATGAAGTCGATTAGCCTAAAAGGATTTAAGGTTTCACCAAAGAATGATTATTTAGAAAGTAGAGTTCCTGTTTTATTTAACTCAGATTGTATAATTGCTCTTGCATCACCAAAGCAATCGTTAACAGAATATTTTTATAAGAATACAGATTCTGATGAAGTTATTTTTATTCATAAAGGAACAGGGAAACTAAGAACACTTCTAGGAAATATTGATTTTGAATATGGTGATTATTTAGTTATACCAAGAGGGATGATATATCAAATTTCATTCGATACAGAGGAAAATAGATTGTTTATTGTAGAATCAAAACAACCAGTTTACACACCAAAAGGTTATAGAAATTGGTTTGGACAACATCTTGAACATTCTCCATTTTGCGAAAGAGATATACATCCACCATCTGAATTAGAAACTTATGATGAAACGGGTGAATTTATTGTAAAAGTTAAAAAGGAAGAAATGATTCATGAGTATGTTTATGCTGCTCACCCTTTTAGTGTTGTTGGATGGGATGGATATAATTTTCCTTACAAATTCTCAATACATGATTTTGAACCTATAACAGGAAGAGTTCATTTACCACCTCCAATTCATCAAACATTTGAAACTACAACTTTTGTCATTTGTTCATTTGTACCTAGGTTGTATGATTATCATCCACAAGCTATACCTGCTCCATATAACCATAGTAATATTGATTCTGATGAAGTATTATATTATGTTGATGGAGATTTTATGAGTAGAAATAATATAGAGCAAGGCCAAATTACATTACATCCTGCAGGTATCCCTCATGGACCACACCCTGGAGCTATGGAAAGAAGTATTGGTCAAAAAGAAACTGAAGAATTGGCTGTAATGGTTGATACATTTAAACCATTGAAAGTAACAAAACAAGCATTAGATATTCAAGATGAAGATTATTTCAAATCTTGGTTAGAACATTAATATTTATTTAAAAAAAAGAAATTATTATGAGTGATATAAAAAACGTTGAATACGGATTAGAAAAAATATTTGAAGGAGCACAAGATTTTCTTCCTTTATTAGGAACGGACTATGTTGAGTTTTATGTTGGTAATGCAAAACAAGCAGCTCACTTTTACAAGTCAGCTTTTGGATTTCAATCATATGCATACAAAGGGTTAGAAACTGGTAATAGAGAATATGCTTCTTATGTAGTAAAACAAGATAAAATTAAAATTGTTTTAACAACTCCATTAAATTCAAAATCTCCTATAAACGATCATATAGTAAAGCATGGAGATGGAGTAAAAGTTGTTGCTCTTTGGGTTGATGATGCTACAAAATCATGGGAAGAAACGACAAAAAGAGGCGCTAAATCTTTTATGGAACCAACTATAGAAAAAGATGAGCATGGAGAAGTTGTACGTTCAGGAATTTATACTTACGGAGAAACGGTACATATTTTTGTAGAACGTAAAAACTATAATGGAGTATTTTTACCTGGCTATCAAAAATGGGAGTCAGATTATAATCCAGAACCAACAGGTTTAAAGTTTATTGATCACATGGTTGGAAATGTTGGTTGGAATGAAATGGATAAATGGGTTAAGTTTTATGAAGATGTGATGGGCTTTGTTAACTTTTTATCGTTTGATGATAAGCAAATTCATACTGAATATTCTGCTTTAATGAGTAAAGTTATGAGTAATGGAAATGGTAGAATTAAATTTCCAATTAACGAACCAGCAGAAGGTAAAAAGAAATCTCAAATTGAAGAATATCTTGATTTTTATGAAGGACCAGGAGCACAGCATATTGCAGTTGCTACAGATGATATAATTACTACAGTTAGTAAATTAAGAGCTAGAGGTATAGAATTTTTATCAACACCACCAGAGGAGTATTATAGAGCTGTACCAGGTAGGTTAGAAGAGCACAGTCATGAATTAAGAGAAGATATTGAAACCTTAAAAGGATTAGGTATTATGATTGATGCTGATGAAGAAGGTTATTTATTACAGATTTTCACAAAACCTGTTGAAGATAGACCTACTTTATTTTTTGAGATTATTCAAAGAATGGGAGCTCGAGGATTTGGAGCTGGAAACTTTAAAGCATTGTTTGAATCAATAGAAAGAGAACAAGAGAAAAGAGGAACTTTATAATTTTTTAAAAAACGGAGTTAGTTAACTCCGTTTTTTTTATATCTTTAAGTTTTAAATTTAATATTATGAAGAAAAATAGATTAATTGCAGTAGCTATAGCTTTATTTTTAGCTTTAATACCTTTTCAGCCAGCTTATATGAACTTATCTGTGGAAAGTGAATTATTACAAGTCTTTTCAATGGCATTAGTAATTATAGGATCAATAGTGGCAGTTTTGTTGTATAATAAAGATACAGGAGAAAGTCATCATTAGAAATTTATATTCTTATCAGAAATAAAAAAGCAGCTATTTATAGCTGCTTTTTTTATGATTAGACATAAAGAGTTTATTTCTTGACAATTTTTTGATATTTTATGATTTCATTTTTCTCATTAAGAATTTGCATCATATATATTCCTGAACTCAATTTTTTAAATTCGTTTACTTTGTATGTGTTCATTTCTTTAGAGGTTTGAATTTTCTCCTTTAAAGTAATTCCAGTCATATTAGTATAACTTATCGTTAATACTTCATCGTTACTATCACTTAAATCGAAATACAAATTATCTGCAGAAGGGTTAGGGTAGATAGCAACATCTATTGAATTAATTGATTTAAGCACAATGATTCGTGAATGTTCATAATCACCATTAAAATCAATCTGTTTTAATCTGTAATAGTTTATTCCAGATAAAGATTCATCATCTATAAATTCATAATTATTTTCAATGTTTGAGTTTCCGTTACCGTCAACAATACCTACATCATCAAAGTTTTTTGCATCTTTAGCTCTTTGAATTATAAAATAATCATTATTTACTTCTGATTGAGTTGTCCAAATAAGTTTATTACCACCCTTATAGTTGTGTCCTTTAAAGTTAGTAAGTGTAACAGGAAGAATCCCAGTTGCACTCCAATTACTAACTGTAAATTCACAATAATCTCCAGCATACCCATCAACCATAAGGTAATAATCATTACCAATTGTTAATCCAGTTGCAGTTACTGTACCAGAAGTTACATATCCAGGATTCCAACAGTTTGAAACTGAACTTAGAGAAGTACAACATCCGTTAGCATCTGTTGTTACATCGAAAACTTCTGCTTGTATACCATCATTCCAACTACAATTATCAATTGAGGTAAAATTAAAAGTTTCAGTAGTTGATGCAGCAGTAAATAAGTACCATGAATTATTTTCAATAGAGCCACAAAAGCTTGTTCCAGGATCATCATAAGTGTAATAATTATAAGTAGAACTTGTCCACCCCGAGCCACCTTGTGTAAGTATTGCAGGATCTGAACACCAATCATTTGTTGTGGGATTACCACATACAGGACAAGCGCCACAAGTTCCTCCACAATCTATACCTGTTTCAGTTCCATTTTGAATACCGTCACTGCATGTTGGAGCAGGACAAGCGCCACAACTTATTGTTGCTTCCCATCCAGCACTTGTTGAAGAGTAGTCTGAATCCCAGTAAATAGTTAAACATCCTGAGTTAGCTGTTATAACTCCACCATTAGGTAATGATGAACCTGCGTATGTTCCTATAACAGGAGATGATAAGTCTGGACCGTTATATATTGTTAATTCATCACAACAAGATTCGGTATTAAAACTTGTAAAGGTCATAACTAAGCATTGACCAGGAGTGCTTGAACAATATGTTTTAAAATAGTTTTCATTATTTGAATAATTTGAACCAGAACCTCCTGTGTCATAAAAATTACCAGAACAAGCTGTAACAGGAGGTGGATCTGAACTTATGCAAACATCAAAATCTGTATCTTGACCACCAGAAGATGTATAAGTATAAACTCTAATGTAGTATGTCGCACCTATTGTTAAACCTGATGCGGTACTTGAATTAGCATCACTACAATATATCTGATTAAGTGAACCACAGCTACCAGAATATAAAACATGATACATATCAGTAACACTTCCTGTAACATTTAATAAATCTATATAGTGAGTTGCATTTAAGGCAACAAAAGAAAACCAAACGTCATCGTCATCTGTACCAAAACAGGTATTTCCGTCAGAAGATCCAGTAGCTCCATGAATTGTTCCTGCTGTAGTAAATGTGCAAGTCTCATCATTATTTACAGTTACAACGGTAGGAGTAGAGCATTCATCATTTACAGGTGGAGGTTGAGGACTAGTTACACATAAATCAAATGTCGTATTTTGGCCACTTGTTGAAGTATAGGTGTATACTCTAACATAATAAGTGTTACCAATAGTAAGTCCATTTAATGTGCTGCTGTTTGGATCGCTACATAATATAGCATTACCTAGAGAGCCACAAGTTCCTTCAAAAACAGAATGGTATAAATCTACAGTTGAACCAGAAATGTTTAATAAGTCTATATAATGAGTAGTATTTGTGGCAACAAATTCAAACCAAACATCATCATCGTCTCTGGTAGCTCCACAACTATTAGCATCTGTTGAACCAGATGCTAGAAGAACAGTACCTGGTGTTGTTGATGTACAATTTTCATCAGGATTAACTGTTGCTAAAGTTGCATTAGCACAATCATCATTTGTTGGTGGTGTTGGACAAGCTACACAACTAATAGAAGCATCCCAACCATCTCTCACACTACTACCATCAGAATCAAAAACAAAAGTTAAACAACCCGTTGAAGAGGATATGGTTCCACCATTAGGTAAACTTGTCCCTGAATAACTTCCAATTAAAGGAGAAGATGTGTTTGGTCCATCGTATATATCTAAATAATCATAACCGGATTCTGTATTAAAGCTATTAAAGTCTATTTGTATACAATTTCCAGCATCAGAACAATAAGTCTGTTCTATAAGTTCACTGTCTGAATATTGACCTCCAGATCCCCCAGAATCATAATAATTACCAGTACAAGTAGAAATAGGAGGAGGGTCTGAGTAAACGCAAATATCAAAGTCCGTATTTTGACCACCTGTTGTTGTGTTTGTATAAACACGAACATAGTAAGTTGTACCTGGTGTTAAAGATGTTAATGTTGATCCTAAATCATCATTACTACATAAAATTGCATTACCTAAAGATCCACAAGTTCCAGTGTAAACAGAGAGGTATAAATTAGTAAAACTTCCTGTTATATTTGTTAAGTCAATATAATGAGTAGAATTTACAGCAACAAAAGAAAACCAAACATCATCATCATCTATTGTCGCGCCACAACTATTAGCATCGCTTGATGCAGTTGCAAGGTTTAAGGTTGCAGAAGTTGTTGTTGTACAGTTTTCATCAGTATTAACTGTTAATGCAGTTGCAGAGCCACAATCATCATTTGTTGGTGGTGTTGGACAAGCTACACAACTAATAGAAGCATCCCAACCATCTCTCACACTACTACCATCTGAATCAAAAACAAAAGTTAAACAACCCGTTGAAGAAGTTATGGTTCCACCATTAGGTAAACTTGTCCCTGAATAACTTCCAATTAAAGTAGAAGATGTGTTTGGTCCATCGTATATATCTAAATAATCATAACCGGATTCTGTATTAAAGCTATTAAAGTCTATTTGTATACAATTTCCAGCATCAGAACAATAAGTCTGTTCTATAAGTTCACTGTCCGAATATTGACCTCCGGCACCACCAGAGTCATAATAATTACCAGTACAAGTAGAAATAGGAGGAGGGTCTGAGTAAACGCAAATATCAAAGTCCGTATTTTGACCACCTGTTGTTGTGTTGGTATAAACACGAACATAGTAAGTTGTACCAGGTGTTAATGATGTTAATGTTGACCCTAAATCAGCATTACTACACAAAATGGCATTACCTAAAGATCCACAAGTTCCGGTGTAAACAGATAGGTATAAGTTAGTAAAACTTCCTGATATATTTGTTAAGTCAATATAATGAGTAGAATTTAATGCAACAAAAGAAAACCAAACATCATCATCATCTATTGTTGCACCACAACTGTTTGCATCACTTGATCCCGTAGCTAGAAAAACAGTTCCAGAGGTTGTTGTTGTACAATTTTCATCAGCATTTACTGTTAATAATATTGCGTTTCCACAATCATCATTTATTGGTGGAGCAGGAGGAGTATCAAAAGTTAGCTGCCAGGCATTAATAAAACCAGTGTCACCACCAGAGTCATCGGTAACACACAAGTTCCAAGTACCATTAGCATTCTGTCCATTATTGGCATCAGATAAATTACCTTCGGGTATATATGTGTTTTGAAATGGAGCAGAACCAGATGTGATAAGAGCGCTAGCTGTCATTTCAAAACAAGTAGGGGTTCCTCCATTGTTTGCTGCTCCATCACCGTAGTTATTTCCACCCCCACCATTATCAGTACTTAATTCAATTGGAGTTCCATCAGGAGCAACTAAAAAAATATCTAAATCTCCATCATATGTATGATTAATTTTAATACAAACTGAGGTGAGACCATAAGTTCCATCTATTGTGCCTACTCCTGTAACTGCAATTCCTGAACAAACTTGTGCTCCTGCATCAGGAATAGTTACATTTGTTGTAGATGTAAAAGTTTGAGAGTATACATTGTTAATATAGAGTAATCCAAAAAGAAATAATGTAAATATATTTTTCATTCATTTGCAAGATTAGGAGTAATAGTATCTTTTTTTACTAAATAATTAATACCAAATTTTTCAAATTCCATTATAAGGTCCTCTTTTTGCATAAGATAGTTATATGTAAAAGAGAATGTTAATAATTGTTCGTTATAATCAATAGAATCAATTTTATCATCGTATTTCAATAACTCTTCTTTTAGGTTTTCTATTGTTAATAATCCATATTTTTTGTATGAAAAATTTATAGTGTTTACTTCTCCGATACGAAGATTTTTATCAAAAATTGTTGGTTTAGGATTTTTATGTCTTTTGTCAAACTTTGATTTCTCTTTAATTTTTTGGGTTTGAGAAAAACCAATAAAAGAGAGACTTAAAAAAAATATAAATGTTATAAAATATTTCATTTTGTAAGTTTAAGTGTTAACACTTAACAAGACGTAATAAATAACTTAAAGTTGCTTGAAAAGTTTTAAATGTAAATCAGTTTTATGTTATAGGTGTAAAATTAACAAATAATGCTATTAAAAAAGGACCTGTGTTAATAAAATAATAGTGCTGTTATGTTAATATTTACAAGATGTAATTTGGTTTATTTGTTCTTAAAAGGAATAATTATAATTTATCAAAATGGGTTAGTTTTATTGTTTCAATAATGATAATAACAAAAAAGCATCCTAATAGGATGCTTTTTAGATTTATTTAAGTTGTTAGTTTATAAAGGCCATTTAGGAATGTCTTCATTTGTCCATAAAACACCCCATTGAACTTCAGAAAGTAAGCCATCTTCGAACCAAAAATTGATGCTAGAAATTAATATTGATAAAAGCTTTTGATTTTCTTCTAATTCTTCAATTTCCATTTCACCGACTTCAGATTCATCAATTAGCGTTTTAAATTCTTCAAGAGGCATATCCTTAATATTTTTTCCTTGAAAACTTAAGTTGTCTGCATTTGAAGCAATGTTGGTTAATCTCCAATCATCCTCTTCATCAAAAGAAAATGAAGTGTCTATGTCATCATAGTGCCAAACTTCAATAAAATATTCATTTTCATCGTCATCTTCATCAGAACTTAATTGTTCTATTTCAGTTGGTTCTCCAAGTTGTTTTTTTAGAGTTTCTCGATGAATACCAAATCGGATGGCATTAAGCCCTTTACCAATTAATATTTCTTGTGTTTCATTCATTAGAAAAAATTATTTAATGTTAAGTTTATTTTTTAAGTCTTTAGATAATGCGTCTTTATGAATCATAAAGTCTATTGTTTTGTATTTTACATAAGCAGCAGAAGCATAGAAGTAACCATCTGAATAGTTTTCTTTACCCCAACTATTTTTAACAATATAATACTTATTTCCTTTCTGATCATAAACAATACCTGTTATATGCATTCCATGATCATCTTGTGTTTGATAATTGTCAAATGCTTCTTGACGCATTTCTTGTGTAATTTTTTTCTCTTCAACAGGCTCGTCAAAGGCATTACTTACTTTATCTGCTCCTGCATCACTAAAATGTTTATTGTCTTTTCCTTTAACTTGAATTGTAGCTTCATCTTCAGGAACAATTGCTAAACCATTGCTAAATGAAAAACCTTTTTCAGATACATCGCTACCCCAAGCAATAGAATATCCATTCATAATTGCATCATTCATAATTTGTTCCATTTCATCCATAGGTACATTATAAATTGTACCAAAACCCCAGTTGTCAGGAACTTCTAATACAAAAGTTTCATAAAAT containing:
- a CDS encoding homogentisate 1,2-dioxygenase; its protein translation is MPRYHKLGNIPQKRHTVFKSPEGKFYYEELFGTVGFDGMSSLLYHTQRPTQVKDVLKSYSVEPIAAIDKNMKSISLKGFKVSPKNDYLESRVPVLFNSDCIIALASPKQSLTEYFYKNTDSDEVIFIHKGTGKLRTLLGNIDFEYGDYLVIPRGMIYQISFDTEENRLFIVESKQPVYTPKGYRNWFGQHLEHSPFCERDIHPPSELETYDETGEFIVKVKKEEMIHEYVYAAHPFSVVGWDGYNFPYKFSIHDFEPITGRVHLPPPIHQTFETTTFVICSFVPRLYDYHPQAIPAPYNHSNIDSDEVLYYVDGDFMSRNNIEQGQITLHPAGIPHGPHPGAMERSIGQKETEELAVMVDTFKPLKVTKQALDIQDEDYFKSWLEH
- the hppD gene encoding 4-hydroxyphenylpyruvate dioxygenase, encoding MSDIKNVEYGLEKIFEGAQDFLPLLGTDYVEFYVGNAKQAAHFYKSAFGFQSYAYKGLETGNREYASYVVKQDKIKIVLTTPLNSKSPINDHIVKHGDGVKVVALWVDDATKSWEETTKRGAKSFMEPTIEKDEHGEVVRSGIYTYGETVHIFVERKNYNGVFLPGYQKWESDYNPEPTGLKFIDHMVGNVGWNEMDKWVKFYEDVMGFVNFLSFDDKQIHTEYSALMSKVMSNGNGRIKFPINEPAEGKKKSQIEEYLDFYEGPGAQHIAVATDDIITTVSKLRARGIEFLSTPPEEYYRAVPGRLEEHSHELREDIETLKGLGIMIDADEEGYLLQIFTKPVEDRPTLFFEIIQRMGARGFGAGNFKALFESIEREQEKRGTL
- a CDS encoding 6-pyruvoyl trahydropterin synthase family protein — translated: MSVIRITKEFDFEMAHALLGYDGPCKNIHGHSYKLKVSVKGDVKTGSSDSDEGMVVDFGIIKKIVKDLVVDVYDHALVLNEKMEINVSQFEFMNKLIRVPFQPTCENLLIYYADLIKKELPENLSLTYLFLRETPTSYAEWFESDN
- a CDS encoding CUB domain-containing protein, translating into MKNIFTLFLFGLLYINNVYSQTFTSTTNVTIPDAGAQVCSGIAVTGVGTIDGTYGLTSVCIKINHTYDGDLDIFLVAPDGTPIELSTDNGGGGNNYGDGAANNGGTPTCFEMTASALITSGSAPFQNTYIPEGNLSDANNGQNANGTWNLCVTDDSGGDTGFINAWQLTFDTPPAPPINDDCGNAILLTVNADENCTTTTSGTVFLATGSSDANSCGATIDDDDVWFSFVALNSTHYIDLTNISGSFTNLYLSVYTGTCGSLGNAILCSNADLGSTLTSLTPGTTYYVRVYTNTTTGGQNTDFDICVYSDPPPISTCTGNYYDSGGAGGQYSDSELIEQTYCSDAGNCIQIDFNSFNTESGYDYLDIYDGPNTSSTLIGSYSGTSLPNGGTITSSTGCLTFVFDSDGSSVRDGWDASISCVACPTPPTNDDCGSATALTVNTDENCTTTTSATLNLATASSDANSCGATIDDDDVWFSFVAVNSTHYIDLTNITGSFTNLYLSVYTGTCGSLGNAILCSNDDLGSTLTSLTPGTTYYVRVYTNTTTGGQNTDFDICVYSDPPPISTCTGNYYDSGGSGGQYSDSELIEQTYCSDAGNCIQIDFNSFNTESGYDYLDIYDGPNTSSPLIGSYSGTSLPNGGTISSSTGCLTFVFDSDGSSVRDGWDASISCVACPTPPTNDDCANATLATVNPDENCTSTTPGTVLLASGSTDANSCGATRDDDDVWFEFVATNTTHYIDLLNISGSTVDLYHSVFEGTCGSLGNAILCSDPNSSTLNGLTIGNTYYVRVYTYTSTSGQNTTFDLCVTSPQPPPVNDECSTPTVVTVNNDETCTFTTAGTIHGATGSSDGNTCFGTDDDDVWFSFVALNATHYIDLLNVTGSVTDMYHVLYSGSCGSLNQIYCSDANSSTASGLTIGATYYIRVYTYTSSGGQDTDFDVCISSDPPPVTACSGNFYDTGGSGSNYSNNENYFKTYCSSTPGQCLVMTFTSFNTESCCDELTIYNGPDLSSPVIGTYAGSSLPNGGVITANSGCLTIYWDSDYSSTSAGWEATISCGACPAPTCSDGIQNGTETGIDCGGTCGACPVCGNPTTNDWCSDPAILTQGGSGWTSSTYNYYTYDDPGTSFCGSIENNSWYLFTAASTTETFNFTSIDNCSWNDGIQAEVFDVTTDANGCCTSLSSVSNCWNPGYVTSGTVTATGLTIGNDYYLMVDGYAGDYCEFTVSNWSATGILPVTLTNFKGHNYKGGNKLIWTTQSEVNNDYFIIQRAKDAKNFDDVGIVDGNGNSNIENNYEFIDDESLSGINYYRLKQIDFNGDYEHSRIIVLKSINSIDVAIYPNPSADNLYFDLSDSNDEVLTISYTNMTGITLKEKIQTSKEMNTYKVNEFKKLSSGIYMMQILNEKNEIIKYQKIVKK